The sequence CTTCACCACGTTCTTCATAGAACGCACAAATTGATTAGACATCCTAGTTTATACCCACTAAGCACCCTTAATATAGTAGAAAATCTATATGTATACGTGTATATACGTAAGTCTCTGTCCTTGTCCTTCTTTCTTTGTATACCGCTAACGTATAGTATGTATACTCAACGTCTATCACACTGCAGAACCCAACAGCCAAACCAACTCAAATAGAAACCAATAGCCATAAATAAAACTATCTTCTACTTTATAACTAATCATTCAAAGGTAAAATCCTTCCTTATTCTCCTATTTCGTTAAAGTTGGAAGTGGCTTTCTTCAAAACTTTCATTTTTGAAGATTTCGAAAATGGAGCGGTGGGCGGGTAACCGCCGACGCGTTAGAATATCTGGACAAGGTAAGGTTTACGTGATCTCATCGATGGTGTTCACTCATTTACACACACATATTTAAGCAAGTAAGAGAGTGGTTGCTTTGCTTTTGGAAGCCGTCTTCTTGTTTGTGGGCAGATGGTGGTTCAGAAGCAGTGAACTGATTTGTTGCTCTGTTTTGTCGGCTCAGGAGCATGGCTATAGGGAGATTACAGACGACTATTTTCAGACAACTATCATATTGCAGACCTTTTGTTTCGTCATTACGTTTTGGAACAGCATCGCTATTATATACACGCACAATGTCTAATTCACTGGAACCTTCCAAAAAACAGGCTACGCTGGCAAGGTTTTTCACCTCCATGGGTAAGAAGACTCCTCCCGCAGTGGAAGTGGCTACGAAACAAGAATCTCCAGAGAATCATGTAGataaaaagagaaaagtGGAAGTCCATCCATCTCAGTCTGTCGGTGCTTCAGAGAAAGCTGAAAGTCCCCCAGATCAAACCAAGTCGACGGTGCTGTATTCAGAGGTTTGTAACTTGTTCCAGCAGATTGAAGAAACGTCCTCTCGTTTAGCAATAATCAAGCTATGTTCGGAGTTTTTCATTAGAGTGATCAAGAATAATCCATCAGATATAATCATCGTTGCGTATCTTTTCATCAACAGACTAGGTCCCGACTATGAACCGGGTCTGGAGTTAGGGTTGGGTGAAAATCTGTTGATAAAGACAATTAGCGAAGCATATGGTAAGTCCATCAAGCAAATAAAACTGGAGTTGAAAGAAACAGGGGATTTGGGCACTATTGCACGCGATGCAAGGAATATCCAGCCGACCATGTTTAAACCAAAACCGTTGACAATCTCAGACGTGTTCAACAACTTGAAGAAAATCGCAAGCGCCACTGGTAAGGACTCGCAATTGAGGAAAATTAagttaataaaacaaatgtTATCTGCATCTAAGGGTTTGGAGGCAAAGTTTCTAATCAGATCATTGGAATCAAAGCTTAGAATTGGGCTAGCGGAAAAAACGGTCTTGATATCGTTGTCGAAGGCACTGCTGCTACATGAACATTGGAAAGAGAAAGGGGAAAGTAAATtcgatgaagaagatgtcGAATCCATGGACTTAATTGAACAAGCTGAGGCAAAATTAAGGGAAGCACATTGTCAAGTACCTAATTATGAAATTGTCATTAACTTATGTTTACAAGATGGTATCCTGAATATTGACAAAACTTGTACCCTGAGACCTGGTATCCCATTGAAACCTATGTTAGCAAAACCAACAAAGGCAATTACAGAGGTCCTGAACGCTTTCCAAGGCAAAGAGTTTATTTCTGAATACAAGTACGACGGTGAAAGAGCACAGGTACATCTGTTGGAGGGCGGTGAAATGAGAATATATTCCCGTAACGGTGAAAACATGACTGAGAGATACCCAGAACTGGATGTGAAAGACTTCTTGTGTGTTGTGAAGGCCATCACCAACGACCAAGAAGGAGAAAATGCGATCCAACCAGTGAAGGACATTATCCTAGATTGTGAAGTTGTGGCTTGGGATGTCGAACAGAAAAAGATTCTACCATTCCAAGTGTTGACCACAAGAAAACGTAAAAATGTCGACTTGAAAGATGTTAAAGTCCGTGTCTGTCTGTTTGCATTTGATTTACTATACTTGAATAACGAAGGAATGATTAACAAGAGTCTAAGAGAAAGACAAGAAATTTTGCGTAAAGTCACAGTTCTTGTACCGGGAGAGTTCCAATATGCAACTTCTCTTATCACGTCTGATATGGATGAGTTACAGACGTTCTTAGATCAAGCCGTCAAGAATTCATGTGAAGGGTTAATGGTCAAAATGTTGGATGGTGAAGAGTCGCATTATGAACCAAGTAAGAGATCGCGTAATTGgttaaaattgaagaaggATTATCTGGATGGTGTTGGCGATTCATTAGATCTTGTAGTGATGGGTGCTTATTTTGGTAAAGGTAAAAGAACAGGTTCGTATGGTGGATTCTTATTAGGATGTTACAACGAAGACACACAAGAGTTCGAGACATGTTGTAAAATCGGTACTGGTTTTTCAGATGAGATGCTAGGGAACTTACACACACTCCTGCAACCTACTGAAATCGACAATCCACCAATGACGTACATATATGATTCCAGTGCAGAGCCCGACGTTTGGTTTCAAGCAAAGGTGCTGTTCGAAGTGCTGACCGCTGATTTGTCATTGTCTCCAGTGTACAAAGCAGGCAATTCAAGGTACGACAAAGGTATCTCGTTGAGATTTCCCAGATTCCTAAGAATCAGAGAGGACAAAGACGTGACTGACGGAACGACTTCTGAAGACATAATCGAATTCTACGAGAGTCAATCCCACATACAGAATTGAGAACGCCGGCCCGTCTCCAGACGGCCACTCTTTATAAAcatttgatgaaatatacaaataatagtcttatttattaatataatgaatgatatcttaattttttatatacaaGGAACTCATTAGGAATTTTATAAACTATGGAGTGCGGAAGGGACCGAGCTGCTTCGATATTGCGAATGCGAAGCACGCTTCCTCCTCCGTGACGGACCGGCCTCATTACCTGCCTTGAGACAGCTTTCTCTTCTCAGCCTTCTCTCTCTTCCTCCTCTTCCTCAATTTAtgtttcttcatcttctttttcctCTTCCTCATCACAGAATCCAATTCCATTTCGACGATATTCTGATGCGGCACATCACGAACAGGGGCCAATGGAGCCAATGGTCTCAAGTTCAACTGCACCAAGACCTTCGAGTTGATAACAGGGTTTCCCAGAATCGAGCTCGCTCTGCTGTCCACAAATGTATGCAAATAGTTTTTCCTCAATTTAAGGTTGAAGACCCCATGGAGAGCTCTCGGTGCCTTCCAAGCACAGTTTCTCACAATACCAAACATTTGCCTTACGCCCAACGCACCTGTGAGACTGCCAGATTGCCAAGTGAACCCAATCAACAAGCACTCACACAATCTCACGCTCAGAGACACACACTCACTcacttatatatgaatacatatataagtGAGTGAGCTTGTTTGTATCTTCAGCCTGTCTTGCACACTGTGCGCTGCGACAAGCTACAGGCCGTTACCCGGCCCAGAAAGCCGGCGTTACCCGGCGTTACCAGCGACGTACACAGTGAGGGATCTGCGGGGAAGCGTCACAAAAGATATTGTGACGCGTGCTGTGGGTCCCTGACCTCAAAAGCACGCAGATCACATGTATTGCAGACGGTCTGGTCTGGTTTGGTCTGGTGTACCACACAGCGCAACCACCACGACAAGCTACTTAAATAGCCAGCATTCCATGATGGCATCTCTGCTGGTTCTCTCCAATGTCTGGCGTCACACTGGACGTATCTATAGCATGCACCATATACTTCCCCATCCCATCTGTCTAGAAAGCCCAGCCGAACCTCAAAACTAGCGGCCCTTGTTGCTTTTAACACTGCCAGTGCAActgttttttaaaaaacCATGTATGTAAACAACTATATAAAAGAGTTAAAAAAATGGGTCAACCCCTTACAGCATCGAACATATCGACACACACGTATATAAACTAGTATACTTCTTGGATTGACGTTGCCGGTTGGGTATGAGAAACACAATCATGGATATTAGAAGCTATACAGAAAGGAGGAGTGTCATCGAGCCCCACTACTCGGTTTTGGATCTCTTAGAGGCAAATATGGGGGGCCCTCCGCCGTCTGCTAATGTCATATCGAACTCAACGAATACGCAGAACGACTGGAATGCTATCATCGACCTCTCAGACTCATGGCAGATACTGTCTTCCTCATCAGAGAATTCGGAGGAAGAGGACATAGAGGTAAGGAACGGCACCTTGGGCAGGAGCAGGAACGCAAACATGAGCATACATGCATCGACCACCTCTGCTTACTCGCACAGTTACTTCGACCAGTCCGCCAGCGACACATCGAGCAGCAATCAGTTCGTTATGCCAAGATTGTCGTACTCCAAGAAGGAAGGGTCTCTTAAGGCGATCAGTGTCGTGGGATCCCATGCGGACTCCTTCTACCAGGAATACTTGCAGGTTAGCACTGGCGAGTACTGTTTCATGCTTGACGTGTCAACTGACAACAGTGTATCGTTGTTGGTAGTCCAGAACCATTTGGAGTTGCTAGATATTCTGAGGCATTCAAGGGATATCACCGTCGTGGCAATAGTGCTGAGTTTAGACCACAGAAGGGGCGACAACTTGgagattattaaaaattgcAATAAAGTGCTTTCTTCCATGAAGGAGAGGAAGTGGCCAATGCTGTACTATCCCAACCTGATAATCATTCACGAAAGGGCAAATAATAACCATGGAAGCAAAACGAAAGTAATAGCCAACTTGTTGCAGTTTCTCAGAGAACACGAGCCATCGAAATTGAATGGCAGCATTCGTTCTGATACTGTCTCGCAAGAGAGATCTGAGAGGATGATTAAAGAGCTGTTCAAACCAAACTCTG comes from Tetrapisispora phaffii CBS 4417 chromosome 4, complete genome and encodes:
- the ATG32 gene encoding mitophagy protein ATG32 (similar to Saccharomyces cerevisiae ECM37 (YIL146C); ancestral locus Anc_5.699), with protein sequence MRNTIMDIRSYTERRSVIEPHYSVLDLLEANMGGPPPSANVISNSTNTQNDWNAIIDLSDSWQILSSSSENSEEEDIEVRNGTLGRSRNANMSIHASTTSAYSHSYFDQSASDTSSSNQFVMPRLSYSKKEGSLKAISVVGSHADSFYQEYLQVSTGEYCFMLDVSTDNSVSLLVVQNHLELLDILRHSRDITVVAIVLSLDHRRGDNLEIIKNCNKVLSSMKERKWPMLYYPNLIIIHERANNNHGSKTKVIANLLQFLREHEPSKLNGSIRSDTVSQERSERMIKELFKPNSAPVNNKKNLSRSSIRAIRNVKSMRKSKYKPRIPLTERDKSGIGKKDDKNQNDKDWFYKWSVSISIGIGIGVGYCLSTIIPSTTFSYLLRDFDSNETNDLIAYMDVVTDTDSDFIKDTIDNGQTINLPQTWDFLTSTVRHICVIMKYIILKPISFLGSNWQNLDDSNRIIAMSYVLL
- the CDC9 gene encoding DNA ligase (ATP) CDC9 (similar to Saccharomyces cerevisiae CDC9 (YDL164C); ancestral locus Anc_7.343); the protein is MAIGRLQTTIFRQLSYCRPFVSSLRFGTASLLYTRTMSNSLEPSKKQATLARFFTSMGKKTPPAVEVATKQESPENHVDKKRKVEVHPSQSVGASEKAESPPDQTKSTVLYSEVCNLFQQIEETSSRLAIIKLCSEFFIRVIKNNPSDIIIVAYLFINRLGPDYEPGLELGLGENLLIKTISEAYGKSIKQIKLELKETGDLGTIARDARNIQPTMFKPKPLTISDVFNNLKKIASATGKDSQLRKIKLIKQMLSASKGLEAKFLIRSLESKLRIGLAEKTVLISLSKALLLHEHWKEKGESKFDEEDVESMDLIEQAEAKLREAHCQVPNYEIVINLCLQDGILNIDKTCTLRPGIPLKPMLAKPTKAITEVLNAFQGKEFISEYKYDGERAQVHLLEGGEMRIYSRNGENMTERYPELDVKDFLCVVKAITNDQEGENAIQPVKDIILDCEVVAWDVEQKKILPFQVLTTRKRKNVDLKDVKVRVCLFAFDLLYLNNEGMINKSLRERQEILRKVTVLVPGEFQYATSLITSDMDELQTFLDQAVKNSCEGLMVKMLDGEESHYEPSKRSRNWLKLKKDYLDGVGDSLDLVVMGAYFGKGKRTGSYGGFLLGCYNEDTQEFETCCKIGTGFSDEMLGNLHTLLQPTEIDNPPMTYIYDSSAEPDVWFQAKVLFEVLTADLSLSPVYKAGNSRYDKGISLRFPRFLRIREDKDVTDGTTSEDIIEFYESQSHIQN
- the QRI5 gene encoding mitochondrial 37S ribosomal protein mS38 (similar to Saccharomyces cerevisiae QRI5 (YLR204W); ancestral locus Anc_7.345) — encoded protein: MFGIVRNCAWKAPRALHGVFNLKLRKNYLHTFVDSRASSILGNPVINSKVLVQLNLRPLAPLAPVRDVPHQNIVEMELDSVMRKRKKKMKKHKLRKRRKREKAEKRKLSQGR